In the Pedobacter cryoconitis genome, CTTTATGATGTCTGTAAAAAATACAATGAACACTCTTATTTCATCTCCAATATAGAGGAGCTGGACATGAGCTGGTTTAGTGTAAACGACAAAATTGGTATTTGCGGAGCAACCTCTACACCGATGTGGTTAATGGAGCAGGTCAAAGCCAGATTAGAGTCTTTTTAACTAAAATATTGTTCATCATTAAAAAGTAATTATTCAAAAGCCGTTCTAAGGCAAATCAAGCATACTGTATATTTGCTGCAGCAATCAGCTCCGGTTAATATCTGAGTTGTTTCTTTACATAAACTATGGGAAAAAAGGGTGTATTATTAGTGAATTTGGGAACTCCGGATAGTCCGGAAGTAAAAGATGTGCGTAAATATCTTGATCAGTTTTTGATGGATGAGCGCGTAATTGACATCAGTACATTAAGCAGGACACTGTTGGTTAAAGGGATTATAGTCCCTTTCCGTAGTCCGAAAACTGCTAAACTTTATAAAGAAATCTGGGATGAAAATGGCTCACCCCTTTTGTATTACAGTAAAATACAAGCTGCATTAGTCCAGGAACAACTGGGCTCAGCATACCATGTCGAGCTGGCTATGCGCTATCAGAGCCCTTCTATTGAAGCTGCACTGGAAAGAATGAAAGCAGGATTGGTAGAAAGTATCCAGGTTATTCCTTTATTTCCTCAATATGCTTCAGCAAGTACAGGATCAGTAATCCAGAAAGTAATGGAGATTGTTGGTAAATGGCAAACTATTCCACCAGTATCTTTCGTGAACTCTTTCCATGATAACGAAATGATGATCAGTACGTTTGCTGACAATGCGAAAAAATATCAGCCAGAAACTTACGATCAGATCTTATTTAGTTTCCACGGCTTACCAGAACGTCAGCTTAAAAAATGCGATCACTCCGGCCAGCACTGTCTTAAAAGTGCTGATTGCTGCGCTACATTAACAGATGTGAATAAATTCTGTTATTCCGCACAATGCCATGATACCGCAAGGCTGATTGCTGCCGAACTGAATATCCCGGCTACACAATACTCCGTATGTTTTCAATCCAGGTTAGGAAAAGAACCATGGGTACAACCTTACACTTCTGATACCCTTAAAGAACTAGCTGCAAAAGGCAAAAAAAGATTATTGGTATTCTGCCCGGCTTTCGTTGCAGATTGTCTGGAGACACTTTATGAAGTAACAGTTGAATATGGTGAAGAATTCAAAAAATTGGGAGGAGAAGAAGTACAGTTGGTTTCCAGCCTGAACGATCATCCCCAATGGATTGCGGCCTTAGTGAAAATGGTTAAAGAACATCACTCCAACTAAATATATTGTTCCAGATAGCTTAAAATCTGTTTGGTCGAACCCGTTTTATCCTGCACATATTTTTTCGCCGCAGGTCCAGCATTTGTATCTTTCTGCAGCTTTTCAAAAGCTGCAGAAAGTTCCTCTGCCGATTTGATGGTAATCGCCGCATTTAGAACAAGTAAATCTTTTGCCTCCTGAAACTTATCGTATCTAGGCCCAAAGATCACCGGCAAACCAAAAGCCGCGGCTTCCAGCGTATTGTGTATACTTACACCAAAGCCACCCCCAATATAAACGATCTTCCCATATTGGTAAATTGAAGAAAGTAAACCAATATTATCAATTATCATCACCTGACTGTCTGTTTGAGGAAGCTCATCGTTCAATTGAGTATAACGCAGCGCTCCAGGAATCAGTCTGATCAGCTGTTCAATATGTGCAGCACCAATTTCATGCGGCGCAATAATGAATTTCCACTTTGGATTAGCAGCTAGTAAAGGCACTACCAATTGCTCATCCTGAGGCCAGGTACTACCCGCAATAAAAACAGCCGCCTGCCCGCAAAACTTTTCAATTAAGGGTAAAGGCTTAACCGTTATCACATTTTCCGCTACCCTGTCAAAGCGCGTATCACCGCTCAAACTTACATTGTCATAATTTAATCCGCTCAGTAACTCCACACTTTCTGTATTCTGTACAAAAAAGTGAGTTACACAATCAAGCATACTGCGGTAAAAACCACCATACCATTTAAAAAATAACTGTTCAGGTCTGAAGATTCCGGAAATAATAAGGAGCGGCACTTTTCTTTCCCGGAGCAATTGAAAATAATGGTACCAAAACTCATACTTCGTGAAAATTGCAATTTCAGGCTGAATCAGGTCTATAAACTGTTTTGCATTCTTTTTAGTATCCAGAGGCAGATAAAAAACACCAGCTGCCAGCGCATAATTCTTACGGATTTCATAGCCAGAAGGTGAAAAGAAAGTAACGATGATTTGATGAGCAGGATAGCTCTTTTTTAGCTGTTCTAAAACAGTCCTTCCCTGTTCAAATTCACCCAGAGAAGCAAAATGGAACCAGATATGTTTCTGTTTTCCATCTACTTTGGTTTCGATAAAATTAAAGATGTTTTCTCTGCCTTTCCAAAATAATTTAGCCTTCTGGTTAAAGAAAGAAGCGATGAATATAATCACCCTGTAAAGCGCGATACCAAAATTATAAAGCAAAAGCATTTTGTTGTTTATTTATTATCTTAGCCGAAGATACTTGATTAAAATTTAAAATTTTCTGATTATATGTTAAGTCGTTAGGCTTTAGTGTGATGTATCTGACGGCCTGTTGAAATTTGGATGACCGAATGAACCAAGGCGTTATTAATTTAAACGAGTTAAATATATTTTAAAATATCTATATGAAAATTGCCGTAATCGGAACAGGGTATGTAGGGCTTGTAACAGGGACTTGTCTTGCTGAAACAGGTAATACTGTAATTTGTGTTGACATCAATGAAGCAAAAGTTCTGAAAATGCAAAATGGGGAAATACCTATTTACGAACCAGGACTGGATGTATTATTCCTTAGAAATATTGAGCAAAAAAGATTAACCTTTACAACCGATCTTGCAGTGGCCGTTGCTTCTGCACAGATTATTTTTATGGCATTGCCTACGCCTCCCGGTGGAGATGGTGCAGCAGATCTTTCTTATATTCTGGGGGCCGCAAAAGACATCGCCAAACTGGTTACTGAATACAAAGTTATTGTCAATAAATCTACCGTTCCGGTTGGGACAGCAGATAAAGTGCAGGCTGTATTCGCTGAACATACCGCAATCCAGATCGATGTGGTTTCTAATCCTGAATTCCTGCGCGAAGGTGTGGCAGTAGAAGATTTCATGAAACCTGATCGTGTAGTGATCGGTACCAGAAGCGAACGTGCCCAGAAACTAATGTCAGAATTGTACGGACCTTACGTCCGCCAGGGAAATCCGATTCTATTTATGGATGAACGTTCCTCAGAACTAACTAAATATGCAGCGAACTCATTTCTGGCTACAAAGATCACTTTCATGAATGAAGTGGCTAACCTTTGTGAACTGGTAGGAGCTGATGTAGATGCTGTACGTAAAGGAATAGGCTCTGATGGCAGAATTGGTAAACGTTTTCTTTTTCCAGGTATAGGTTACGGAGGTTCTTGTTTTCCAAAAGACGTACAAGCACTGGCTAAATCGGCCGAAGAGAATCAATATGATTTCCAGATACTGAAAGCAGTGATGGAGATTAATGAAAAGCAGAAAACCGTACTGGTTAATAAACTATTGAGTTATTATAAAGACGATTTAAAAGGAAAGCACTTTGCCTTATGGGGACTTGCATTTAAACCAGAGACAGATGATATCCGTGAAGCGCCAGCTTTATACATTATTGATGAGCTGATTAAACACGGCGCTACAGTTACCGTTTTTGACCCTGAAGGAATGGAAAATGTGAAAGCTCAGATTGGAGATAAAGTTAACTATGCACCAAACCAATATGAGGCATTAACGGGTGCTGATGCCCTGCTGATTGCTACAGAATGGTCAGTTTTCCGTAACCCTGATTTCGAAAGAATGGAAGAAAAACTAGCGAATAAAGTTATTTTTGATGGTCGTAACTTATACGATTTACAGAAGATGATTGATTTGGGATATTATTACAACAGCATAGGCCGTAAACTAATAGATTAATGGAGCGTAAAAGAGTATTGATTACCGGAGCAGCCGGATTTCTGGGTTCGCATTTATGTGACCGGTTTATTAAAGAAGACTATCATGTTATTGCGATGGACAACCTGATTACAGGTGACCTTCAGAACATAGAGCACCTGTTTGCTTTAGAGAACTTTGAGTTCTCTCATCATGATGTTTCTAAATTTGTATATGTACCTGGCAAACTGGATTATATCCTTCATTTTGCTTCACCAGCAAGTCCAATAGACTATCTTAAAATCCCAATCCAGACCCTTAAAGTAGGCTCGTTGGGAACACATAACCTGCTCGGACTGGCAAAAAACAAAAAAGCAAGGATGATTATTGCTTCTACATCAGAAGTATACGGTGATCCCAGCGTTAACCCTCAGCCCGAAGAGTACTGGGGAAATGTAAATCCTGTAGGCCCGAGAGGCGTTTACGATGAAGCTAAACGTTTCCAGGAGGCCATGACGATGGCTTACCATACCTTTCATGGACTGGAAACACGCATCGTCCGTATCTTTAATACTTATGGGCCAAGAATGCGCCTGAATGACGGCCGTGTATTGCCAGCTTTTATTGGCCAGGCCCTGAGAGGGGAAGACCTGACTGTTTTTGGTGATGGTTCACAAACCCGTTCTTTCTGTTATGTAGACGATCTGGTAGAAGGTATTTACCGATTACTCTTAAGTGATTACGCACAACCTGTAAACATTGGAAATCCTGATGAAATTACGATCAGCCAGTTTGCTGAAGAAATTATCAAGCTGACCGGAACTACGCAAAAAGTCATTTACAAAGACTTGCCAGTAGATGACCCTAAACAGCGCAGACCAGATATTACCAAAGCGAGGGCCTTGTTAAACTGGGAGCCTAAAGTAAGCCGTGCAGAAGGTTTGAAAATTACTTACGCTTACTTCAAAAGCCTGCCAGCTGAGGCACTGGTAAATAAAGAACATAAAGATTTTACAACATACAACCGCTAATTACAAATGGGAAAAATATTAGTTACAGGAGGAACAGGGTTTATCGGTTCTCACACTGCAGTAGAATTGATTAATGCAGGTTATGAAATAATTCTGGTAGATAATTTTGCGAACTCTGACCGGAAAATTCTGAAACAACTGGAAACTATTCTGGGCCAGCAACCTGAATTTACAGAACTTGATCTTTGTGATGAAGCAAAAGTAAAAGAATTTGCGGCAGCACATCCTGAGATTACAGGTGTGATTCACTTTGCAGCCTATAAAGCCGTAGGAGAATCAGTACAACAACCCCTTAAATACTACAGAAATAATTTCTATTCATTAATCAATCTGATTAATGCTTTTGATAGTAAAATAGACCTGGTATTCTCTTCATCCTGCACCGTATACGGACAGCCGGATAAATTGCCTGTAACTGAAGATGCCCCTGTTAAAAAAGCAGAATCACCTTATGGAAATACCAAACAGATTGCAGAAGAAATCCTTACTGAAACCTGTGCTGTTACCCCAAGTTTAAAAGTAACCTCTTTACGCTACTTTAATCCGGTTGGTGCACATGAAAGTGCGCTGATTGGTGAGCTGCCAATTGGCGTACCTCAAAACCTCATTCCATTTATCACGCAATCTGCGATAGGTAAACGCGGGCCGATAACCGTTTATGGAAATGATTACAATACCCCTGACGGAAGCGCAATAAGAGATTATATCCACGTAGTAGATCTTGCCAAAGCACATGTTGCAGCCATTAAGCGTATGGAAAATGGTCAGGCAACATCCAACTACGAAGTATTCAACCTGGGCACAGGAAAAGGCACGTCAGTATTGGAAATTATCGGTGCATTTGAAAAATCTACCGGAGCTCAATTAAACTATACTATAGGCGCAAGAAGAGAAGGTGATATTGAACAAGTATGGGGAGATGTGACTAAATCTGCCGAACAACTGAATTGGAAAGCGGAACTTGATATTAATCAAATGATGTCATCAGCATGGGCCTGGGAAAATTATATCAAAGATAACCCATTTTAAATGCTATTAAAAGATCATAAAGACCTTAAAGCTGCGATAACAGCTATCCCTGATAAAGAAAAGGATAAGTTATTGCTACGTCTGATCGCAAAAGATAAAGTACTCACAGAGCATCTCCACTTTAAACTACTGGAAGACGCGTCTGATCTGGAAGAAAGACATCAGTTACTCAAAGAGGAAATTGATGAATCAGTAGCGCTGTTGAACCAGCTCAGGAAGGCGACTTCTAAAGATGCACTGGTTATTCTCCGGAAATTGAATGGTCGGGTCAATCACCACTATAAAGTGACGAAAGACCTCAATACAGAAGCGGAACTGAGACTGTACTTACTAAAGACCATACCTGCAGGATATAATGAAAGCGTGCTTTCGCCGATGGCAAAATTTAATGACCGGCTGAAAACATACTTTCTAAGAACAACGTTATCCTTGTATAAAAAATACGTGAAACTGCACGAAGACTTACAATTCGATTTGAAGGAAGAATTCAATATCGTCTTAAAGAAACTTGACCAGTACGATTTAACAAGGGCAGCTTCAGAGCTGGGCCTTCCAAAAGAATTATAACGACATACCTATATAAAAAAAAGAAGATAAAAATAAGCATAATGAAGAAGATTTTAATAACAGGTGGTGCAGGATTTATTGGTTCTCATGTCGTGAGAAGGTTCGTAAATAAATATCCCGATTATCAAATCGTCAATCTGGATAAATTAACCTACGCAGGTAACCTTGCCAATTTAACAGATATAGAAGCAAACCCAAATTACAGCTTTGTAAAAGCTGATATTACCGATTCAGAAGAGATCAATGCCTTATTTCAAAAGGAAAACTTTGATGCGGTGATTCACCTTGCCGCAGAATCTCATGTGGACAGATCAATCACTGATCCTACAGCATTTGTAATGACCAATGTAATAGGTACAGTTAACCTGTTAAATGCAGCCAGAGAATACTGGAAAGGCGACTATCAGACTAAACGTTTTTATCACGTATCAACGGATGAAGTGTATGGTGCATTAGGAGACACCGGAATGTTCACTGAAAGCACAGGCTATGACCCCCATAGTCCTTACTCGGCTTCTAAAGCCTCATCAGATCATTTTGTAAGAGCTTATCACGACACTTATGGCATTGATATCGTGATTTCAAACTGTTCAAATAACTACGGCTCTCATCATTTCCCTGAGAAATTGATTCCTTTAGCTATTAATAATATTAAGAATAACCTTCCTGTTCCAGTATACGGTAAAGGAGAGAATATTCGTGACTGGTTATGGGTAGAAGATCATGCACGTGCAATTGACGTTATTTTCCATGAAGCTAAAACCGGAGAAACTTATAATATCGGTGGACACAATGAATGGAAAAATATTGACCTGATCCATTTATTGTGCAAAATTATGGATCAGAAATTAGGTAGAGCAGAAGGTGAATCTGCGAAACTGATTACGTTTGTGACAGATCGCGCAGGACATGATTTAAGATATGCAATCGATTCTACGAAGTTACAAGAGAAATTGAACTGGGTACCAAGTTTACAATTTGAAGAAGGATTA is a window encoding:
- a CDS encoding UDP-glucuronic acid decarboxylase family protein, with the protein product MERKRVLITGAAGFLGSHLCDRFIKEDYHVIAMDNLITGDLQNIEHLFALENFEFSHHDVSKFVYVPGKLDYILHFASPASPIDYLKIPIQTLKVGSLGTHNLLGLAKNKKARMIIASTSEVYGDPSVNPQPEEYWGNVNPVGPRGVYDEAKRFQEAMTMAYHTFHGLETRIVRIFNTYGPRMRLNDGRVLPAFIGQALRGEDLTVFGDGSQTRSFCYVDDLVEGIYRLLLSDYAQPVNIGNPDEITISQFAEEIIKLTGTTQKVIYKDLPVDDPKQRRPDITKARALLNWEPKVSRAEGLKITYAYFKSLPAEALVNKEHKDFTTYNR
- a CDS encoding UDP-glucose dehydrogenase family protein, yielding MKIAVIGTGYVGLVTGTCLAETGNTVICVDINEAKVLKMQNGEIPIYEPGLDVLFLRNIEQKRLTFTTDLAVAVASAQIIFMALPTPPGGDGAADLSYILGAAKDIAKLVTEYKVIVNKSTVPVGTADKVQAVFAEHTAIQIDVVSNPEFLREGVAVEDFMKPDRVVIGTRSERAQKLMSELYGPYVRQGNPILFMDERSSELTKYAANSFLATKITFMNEVANLCELVGADVDAVRKGIGSDGRIGKRFLFPGIGYGGSCFPKDVQALAKSAEENQYDFQILKAVMEINEKQKTVLVNKLLSYYKDDLKGKHFALWGLAFKPETDDIREAPALYIIDELIKHGATVTVFDPEGMENVKAQIGDKVNYAPNQYEALTGADALLIATEWSVFRNPDFERMEEKLANKVIFDGRNLYDLQKMIDLGYYYNSIGRKLID
- the hemH gene encoding ferrochelatase gives rise to the protein MGKKGVLLVNLGTPDSPEVKDVRKYLDQFLMDERVIDISTLSRTLLVKGIIVPFRSPKTAKLYKEIWDENGSPLLYYSKIQAALVQEQLGSAYHVELAMRYQSPSIEAALERMKAGLVESIQVIPLFPQYASASTGSVIQKVMEIVGKWQTIPPVSFVNSFHDNEMMISTFADNAKKYQPETYDQILFSFHGLPERQLKKCDHSGQHCLKSADCCATLTDVNKFCYSAQCHDTARLIAAELNIPATQYSVCFQSRLGKEPWVQPYTSDTLKELAAKGKKRLLVFCPAFVADCLETLYEVTVEYGEEFKKLGGEEVQLVSSLNDHPQWIAALVKMVKEHHSN
- the rfbB gene encoding dTDP-glucose 4,6-dehydratase; protein product: MKKILITGGAGFIGSHVVRRFVNKYPDYQIVNLDKLTYAGNLANLTDIEANPNYSFVKADITDSEEINALFQKENFDAVIHLAAESHVDRSITDPTAFVMTNVIGTVNLLNAAREYWKGDYQTKRFYHVSTDEVYGALGDTGMFTESTGYDPHSPYSASKASSDHFVRAYHDTYGIDIVISNCSNNYGSHHFPEKLIPLAINNIKNNLPVPVYGKGENIRDWLWVEDHARAIDVIFHEAKTGETYNIGGHNEWKNIDLIHLLCKIMDQKLGRAEGESAKLITFVTDRAGHDLRYAIDSTKLQEKLNWVPSLQFEEGLEKTVEWYLENETWLSDVTSGNYQKYYQTQYNR
- a CDS encoding 3-deoxy-D-manno-octulosonic acid transferase, translated to MLLLYNFGIALYRVIIFIASFFNQKAKLFWKGRENIFNFIETKVDGKQKHIWFHFASLGEFEQGRTVLEQLKKSYPAHQIIVTFFSPSGYEIRKNYALAAGVFYLPLDTKKNAKQFIDLIQPEIAIFTKYEFWYHYFQLLRERKVPLLIISGIFRPEQLFFKWYGGFYRSMLDCVTHFFVQNTESVELLSGLNYDNVSLSGDTRFDRVAENVITVKPLPLIEKFCGQAAVFIAGSTWPQDEQLVVPLLAANPKWKFIIAPHEIGAAHIEQLIRLIPGALRYTQLNDELPQTDSQVMIIDNIGLLSSIYQYGKIVYIGGGFGVSIHNTLEAAAFGLPVIFGPRYDKFQEAKDLLVLNAAITIKSAEELSAAFEKLQKDTNAGPAAKKYVQDKTGSTKQILSYLEQYI
- the galE gene encoding UDP-glucose 4-epimerase GalE, which codes for MGKILVTGGTGFIGSHTAVELINAGYEIILVDNFANSDRKILKQLETILGQQPEFTELDLCDEAKVKEFAAAHPEITGVIHFAAYKAVGESVQQPLKYYRNNFYSLINLINAFDSKIDLVFSSSCTVYGQPDKLPVTEDAPVKKAESPYGNTKQIAEEILTETCAVTPSLKVTSLRYFNPVGAHESALIGELPIGVPQNLIPFITQSAIGKRGPITVYGNDYNTPDGSAIRDYIHVVDLAKAHVAAIKRMENGQATSNYEVFNLGTGKGTSVLEIIGAFEKSTGAQLNYTIGARREGDIEQVWGDVTKSAEQLNWKAELDINQMMSSAWAWENYIKDNPF